CGCGTGAAGGCCCTGACCGCCGCGCTCGAGGGCGTGAACATCGACGAGGCGCTGAAGGCCGCCGTCGCGATGCCTGCCGCTCCCGCGGCCGCACCCGCAGCCGAGAAGAAGCCCGAGAAGAAGGAAGAGAAGAAGGAAGAGGAGAAGGTCTCGGAGGAAGAGGCCGCTGCGGGCCTGGGTGCGCTCTTCGGCCTGTAGGCCGGA
This sequence is a window from Thermoplasmata archaeon. Protein-coding genes within it:
- the rpl12p gene encoding 50S ribosomal protein P1 — protein: MEYVYGALVLHAAGQPVNEANLKKVLTAAGVKVDETRVKALTAALEGVNIDEALKAAVAMPAAPAAAPAAEKKPEKKEEKKEEEKVSEEEAAAGLGALFGL